The Humulus lupulus chromosome 3, drHumLupu1.1, whole genome shotgun sequence genome window below encodes:
- the LOC133824397 gene encoding MDIS1-interacting receptor like kinase 2-like, protein MVFDLSYNYLNGSIPRELGSLKNLIALNLSHNHFSGPIPSTFALFSNLTHLHMSSNQINGESTPQVEIIICVILAFFAFYLIILFMLAHKFLFKTRQVQPTKRASKNGDILSVWNYDGKIAFEDILKATEDFDIRYCIGTGGYGSVYRAQLPSGKVVALKKLHSSEAEEVSFRKSFENEVETLTKIRHKNIIRLYGFCLNKRSMFFIYEYMERGSLFCVLSDNLEAVELDWSKRINVVKGIAYALSYMHHDSTPPIVHRDVKSTNILLNSEFEAFVSDYGTARLLDPDTSNRTMIAGTYGYIAPEFAYTMAITEKCDVYSFGVVVLETLMGKHPGEFLSSLSSSSSSIQNMLLTEIIDHRPSPPRNRIVESDIVLITTLGFACLNAKPMCRPTMKLVSQQLLARKRLIAKRFSDISLGQLMFPDEILLEIENKIS, encoded by the exons ATGGTGTTTGATCTTTCTTATAATTACCTAAATGGTTCTATTCCAAGAGAATTGGGTAGTTTAAAGAATCTCATTGCATTAAATTTGAGCCATAACCATTTTAGCGGTCCAATTCCTTCAACTTTTGCTCTTTTTTCCAACCTCACTCATCTACATATGTCATCTAATCAAATTAATGGTGAGTCTACCCCTCAAGTTGAGATCATTATTTGCGTCATCTTGGCCTTCTTTGCCTTTTATTTGATCATTTTATTCATGTTGGCCCATAAGTTTCTTTTCAAAACTAGACAAGTCCAACCTACTAAACGAGCTTcaaaaaatggtgatatattgtCGGTATGGAATTATGATGGGAAAATTGCATTTGAAGATATCCTAAAAGCAACGGAAGATTTTGACATTCGATATTGCATTGGAACAGGTGGTTACGGTAGTGTATACAGAGCACAACTACCTAGTGGCAAAGTGGTTGCCTTGAAGAAGCTTCACAGTTCAGAGGCAGAAGAAGTATCATTCAGAAAGAGTTTTGAGAATGAGGTAGAAACGTTGACTAAAATTCGTCACAAAAATATCATAAGACTCTATGGATTCTGTTTGAACAAAAGAAGCATGTTTTTTATTTACGAGTATATGGAAAGAGGAAGCTTGTTTTGTGTTCTAAGCGATAATTTAGAAGCTGTGGAATTAGATTGGAGTAAGAGAATTAATGTCGTCAAAGGCATAGCGTATGCATTGTCTTACATGCATCATGATTCCACTCCTCCAATTGTTCATCGTGATGTAAAGAGCACCAACATCTTATTGAACTCAGAATTTGAGGCTTTTGTGTCTGATTATGGAACCGCTAGATTACTTGATCCCGATACTTCCAATCGAACCATGATTGCTGGTACATACGGCTATATTGCTCCAG AATTTGCCTACACCATGGCCATAACGGAAAAATGTGACGTTTATAGCTTTGGGGTAGTGGTACTAGAAACGTTAATGGGTAAGCACCCTGGAGAATTTTTGTCATCATTGTCATCTTCATCAtcctcaattcaaaatatgttgctGACTGAAATAATAGACCATCGCCCATCACCGCCAAGAAATCGGATTGTTGAGAGTGATATTGTTCTTATTACTACGCTGGGATTTGCATGCCTAAATGCCAAACCAATGTGTCGACCAACAATGAAGCTAGTTTCTCAACAACTTCTTGCTCGCAAACGATTGATAGCCAAGCGTTTTAGTGATATTTCACTTGGACAACTGATGTTCCCAGATGAAATTTTACTAGAAATTGAAAATAAGATTAGTTGA